Proteins from a single region of Puntigrus tetrazona isolate hp1 chromosome 2, ASM1883169v1, whole genome shotgun sequence:
- the znf644a gene encoding zinc finger protein 644a, whose product MSCLEESAKVEENDTSMSRNSQDLLNSETFCAEGSTSGPSVHCPQETMALLGDHGDLLTAVGFMDSICSDGPAKAAYVNGSTSPHISDDILLDISKNVPGFLPKSLHAQNSVTTNVHFEGPDPLRKEGEITIRQTLTAEDVEHRGIWGFDTESPESSLDKYDDGNDLNWNPQREFMKFLWDDDNGLEMEGKLSPVPSPINHKRRVPSPAGHKRRKRKDKLVLKVDPSEDIYPELNFDSKKDHLGEGSKIECSPVKKTRSPRKPSKLQSPIVKRTKYFNGAAEAVKHLFAKPAKRPISKSQKMGLIRETLPSDSCSIEEPMFFPSNSDFKDKSQEHIQITCNTGTTSSKPFICKECGQCYHDQSSLLNHISVHRDKRRKIQKEIELHQIKDEGKDAKLQCPQCTFGTNCPNTFVQHAKTHEKDKRYYSCNKCDFVEMNEVELRRHLLHKHGISGSDLTVWKSDGFQERKVNKSACPISLPRSFQRKTKNIIGNHVEASCQPQFIEEQASSHSLDFSDEEPSPTNQSFSVCNVLTSCAKPTARSPKLSVKIRASDKNKSLSSNEKCDHVRKKKVWINKGVQSQSRLDKSIHTLLSRKKRRNQSASECNTHQDPDGSSTKECLDSSLICETTFSGTGASSSPLKYLKRSAHRNTKGTSKSDENITCSEDVGNTNYMHISLEKQTLKKSPSKRKMSTPFHNMQGQDILLDFPKCRQNLKKPETSKRNKEIINNGHFMCDSNDDLGPEECESSENANARFVKKQTSSIKASLGASTGHFGKNHSSPRMLSVKDECKDEEISEAITVVKREPSSDVETDLKACPYCPAVFESGISLSNHIRGHLHRVGLKVRNSAAKVTEKVPPVRRRTLPQVKTEEDTSQTDRPAELKTDCQQTELICPLCREWFDTRTGLSNHVRGHLKRLGKPSSTASKSPVIILKELMRDKKQFQMKLQVLEKKCRATNSYHPIRLSSGLTFASTVKRQKEEREEKKRIDISKSSPPSDLIGILKKRRAHEETKAKHPSHTARKAILLSSGRDCGMEIQPFKAVPNSLAEKSELNRKVCVHCNTTFHSGVSLSNHLRAYAHRKKKALLDGTTFDCKLRKQRSRSGSKKKMYPLLHTPEEIYRLTCRFCDLVFQGPLSVQEDWIKHLQRHIMNTAVPHTGAGMVEVTSFPKDSCPNSVPQAQPSVMQISS is encoded by the exons ATGTCTTGTTTGGAGGAGAGTGCCAAAGTAGAGGAAAATGACACCTCAATGTCAAGAAACTCTCAGGACCTTTTGAATAGCGAAACCTTCTGTGCAGAAGGAAGTACATCAGGACCGTCGGTGCATTGTCCTCAAGAGACTATGGCACTGCTCGGTGACCATGGAGACCTCCTGACCGCTGTTGGTTTTATGGACTCCATCTGCTCAGATGGACCAGCCAAGGCTGCTTACGTCAATGGATCCACCTCACCCCATATCTCAGATGACATTTTGCTGgatatttcaaaaaatgtaccAGGATTCCTTCCCAAATCATTGCATGCTCAGAATTCGGTCACAACCAATGTCCACTTTGAAGGACCTGATCCACTCAGAAAAGAGGGGGAAATAACAATCAGGCAAACATTGACTGCGGAGGATGTTGAGCATAGGGGCATATGGGGCTTTGATACAGAATCTCCAGAAAGTTCATTAGATAAATATGATGATGGAAATGACCTTAACTGGAATCCCCAAAGAGAATTTATGAAGTTCCTGTGGGATGATGATAATGGTCTCGAAATGGAGGGAAAACTGTCCCCTGTTCCTTCGCCCATCAATCATAAAAGAAGAGTTCCTTCACCGGCTGGCCATAAAAGAAGAAAACGTAAGGACAAACTGGTGTTAAAAGTTGATCCTTCAGAGGACATCTACCCTGAGTTAAATTTTGATTCAAAAAAAGATCACCTGGGTGAAGGAAGCAAGATAGAATGCAGTCCTGTTAAGAAGACACGTTCCCCAAGGAAACCATCCAAATTACAGTCACCCATTGTAAAACGTACCAAGTATTTTAATGGAGCTGCTGAGGCAGTCAAACACTTGTTTGCCAAACCAGCGAAACGGCCTATTAGCAAGAGTCAAAAGATGGGATTAATTAGAGAAACTTTGCCATCAGACTCATGTTCTATTGAGGAACCTATGTTTTTTCCAAGtaacagtgattttaaagacAAATCTCAAGAACACATTCAAATTACTTGTAATACAGGCACAACTAGTTCAAAGCCATTCATATGTAAGGAATGTGGACAGTGTTACCATGATCAGAGTTCATTGTTAAATCACATAAGTGTTCACCGGGACAAGCGACGAAAAATTCAGAAAGAAATTGAGTTGCATCAAATTAAAGATGAAGGTAAAGATGCCAAGTTGCAGTGCCCCCAGTGCACCTTTGGAACAAACTGTCCGAACACCTTTGTGCAGCATGCTAAGACCCACGAGAAGGACAAGCGGTACTATAGTTGTAATAAGTGTGATTTTGTCGAAATGAATGAAGTTGAACTGAGACGCCATTTGCTTCATAAACATGGCATCAGTGGGTCTGATCTGACTGTTTGGAAATCAGATGGATTTCAGGAGCGTAAAGTCAATAAATCAGCATGTCCAATTTCCTTACCCCgttcttttcaaagaaaaactaaaaacatcatTGGAAATCATGTTGAAGCTTCATGCCAACCACAGTTTATAGAAGAACAGGCATCCTCACATTCCCTTGACTTTTCTGATGAAGAACCATCTCCAACTAACCAGTCATTCTCTGTTTGCAATGTTCTTACATCATGTGCGAAACCAACAGCAAGGTCGCCAAAATTGTCAGTAAAGATCCGAGcatcagacaaaaacaaaagcttgtCATCCAATGAGAAGTGTGATCATGTACGAAAGAAAAAAGTGTGGATTAATAAAGGTGTCCAAAGTCAATCAAGACTTGACAAATCAATTCACACACTTTTATCCAGAAAGAAACGTAGAAACCAGAGTGCCTCAGAATGCAACACTCATCAGGATCCTGATGGAAGCAGTACAAAAGAGTGTCTTGACAGTTCCCTTATTTGCGAGACCACATTTTCTGGAACAGGTGCTAGTTCGTCCCCCTTAAAGTATCTGAAAAGATCAGCTCATAGGAACACTAAGGGAACTTCTAAGTCTGATGAAAACATTACTTGTTCAGAAGATGTTGGCAACACCAACTATATGCATATAAGTTTGGAAAAGCAAACATTGAAGAAGTCACCGTCCAAAAGGAAAATGTCTACTCCATTCCACAATATGCAGGGCCAAGATATCCTTTTAGATTTCCCAAAATGCAGACAAAATTTGAAGAAACCTGAAACATccaagagaaataaagaaataatcaaCAACGGTCATTTTATGTGTGATTCCAATGATGATCTTGGACCTGAAGAATGTGAAAGTAGCGAGAATGCTAATGCacgttttgttaaaaaacagaCTTCATCTATAAAAGCAAGTCTTGGTGCTTCAACTGGTCACTTTGGGAAAAACCACAGTTCCCCAAGAATGCTTTCTGTCAAAGATGAATGCAAGGATGAAGAAATCTCGGAAGCAATCACGGTTGTAAAGCGTGAACCGAGCTCAGATGTTGAGACAGATTTGAAGGCTTGTCCTTATTGTCCTGCTGTATTTGAGTCAGGAATTAGCCTCTCTAATCATATAAGAGGACATTTGCACAGAGTGGGCCTAAAAGTACGAAATTCTGCAGCGAAGGTGACTGAAAAAGTACCTCCAGTTCGACGACGAACACTACCACAAGTCAAAACAG AAGAGGATACATCCCAGACTGATCGTCCAGCAGAGCTGAAAACAGACTGCCAACAGACAGAGCTCATCTGTCCTCTCTGTAGGGAGTGGTTTGACACAAGGACCGGGCTGTCCAACCATGTACGAGGCCACCTGAAGCGCCTGGGCAAACCCTCTTCCACGGCGTCCAAATCTCCAGTGATCATATTGAAAGAATTGATGCGTGACAAGAAACAGTTTCAGATGAAGCTACAGGTTCTTGAGAAGAAGTGCCGCGCCACCAATTCTTACCATCCTATTAGGTTGAGTAGCGGTTTAACCTTTGCTTCTACTGTCAAACgacagaaagaagagagagaggaaaagaaaaggatAGACATTAGTAAAAGCTCACCACCAAGTGATCTGATTGGAATTTTGAAGAAAAGAAGAGCCCATGAAGAGACCAAAGCTAAGCACCCATCCCACACAGCGAGAAAGGCTATTCTTTTATCTTCAGGCAGAGATTGTGGCATGGAGATTCAACCTTTCAAAGCAGTGCCAAATTCACTAGCAG AGAAAAGTGAACTCAatagaaaagtgtgtgtgcactgtaATACCACATTCCACAGTGGTGTTAGTCTCTCCAATCATTTGAGGGCATATGcacatagaaagaaaaaagctcTTCTGGATGGAACTA CTTTTGACTGTAAGCTGAGAAAGCAAAGATCAAGGTCTGGGTCGAAGAAGAAAATGTACCCCCTGCTGCACACACCAGAAGAAATCTATAGACTTACTTGCAG GTTTTGTGATCTAGTCTTCCAGGGCCCTTTGTCAGTGCAGGAGGACTGGATAAAGCATTTACAGAGGCACATCATGAATACTGCTGTACCGCACACAGGGGCAGGGATGGTGGAGGTCACCTCCTTCCCCAAGGACTCTTGCCCCAACTCAGTACCACAGGCACAACCTTCAGTGATGCAAATATCCTCATGA